The nucleotide sequence TTGGACCTCGTTCCATTCTAAATTATTCTGATAGCTTAAGTCAAATAGCGTAGATTGATTTCCCTTCATCCCACTTAAATAGGATTTCATAGAATTAAAATTAACATTGATTCCGGCCTCCGGAGTAAAAGTCCATTTTCTGTAACTGAAACCTACTGATGCAGAATGGGTTGTATTGATACTTTTGACGGATAGATATTGCTCCAGAGAATTATAAATACTTGAGTTTTGTACTGGAGAATATATCCCTGGAGTTGAAAAAAGTGTTTGCCTGTCATTCTGAATACTTACATAGCTCATCACATTAAATAATTTATCTTTCCACGGTAAAATGGAGCTTAATGAGTTTGTAAAGTTAAATGTCGGAGCATTTAAATTTTCAGCAGCAAATATGTTAGAGCGAGAATTAAAAATATCGGCATTATTATCGTTCCACATACCAGTCCAGGTGGTTGTATTTTTGAAGAAACCTTTTTTAGCATTTTTGGTAAAAATCAATTCGCCTTTTGCTTTATTAGAGTAGAGGTTATTAAAATAGTTTCTTACAATGGATGTTCCGTCAGAAAATACAGTGCTGTTATAAGATTCTCTTTCTATAGCGTTATTAGTATAGTTGGCATTGGCTTTCAATTCCCATTCTTTATTTTTAAAAGGATTGGTCAAAAGATTGGCGGAGAAAAAATGAACATTGTTCAATAGATATCTTTTTTCGGGAACATCCGGAACGCCTGCAGTTTCTATATTAGTCCAAGACTTTTGAGAGGTTTGTGTTCTTCTTCCTTCCCAACGGCTTCCGAAAGCAAGCAGATTACCTTCGTTTTCCACACTTTCACCATTATTATTGGCTTTGTAATTAATTACCCACTGGTTTTTTTGCCCGAAAAACATTGGTGTCAGTTTCACATTCCAAAGAAGTGGGCTGAATCCGGCACCGATCTCTCCACGTCCGGTCATAGTAACTGATTTTTTCAGCTTAATGTTAAGTGCAGCCTGTTCTGATGGCACTTTATCTCTCAAGATGCTTACCGGTTGGTGGTTTTCCAAAACCTCTACTTTGGAAACTGCATCTTTCGGAAGAGAATTATTCACAGTTCCGTAGCCGCCTTCCATCAGGTCTTTTCCATTGACATAAAATTTATTGATGGCCTCGCCCTGATAAAGAACTGTTCCATCCTTATTGACCTCTATTCCAGGGATTTTTTTCAGAACATCGGCTAGCGTACGGTCATTTTTATTTTCGAATGATTTCAGATCATAGGAAATAGTGTCACCTTTCTTGGTGATTAATTTCGTTTTCAGCCGCACTTCCTGAATTTCTGTTGCTTGAGAATCCATAGAAAAATTGATTTTCTGATCTTCATTTTTGATGGATTGTGTAACCGGTCGTTGATTGAATGCTTTGATTTTCAGGTCAAGATTGCTTTCGGACGAATTGAACGTCACTTTATATTCCCCTTTCGAGTTAGAAATCCCGTAGGCAAGAATTGCATTTTTGCCGGGTTCTTCAATCGTTACACTTGCACTGGCTAGTGGTTTTCCGTCGCCATCGTTGATGATCCCACTTATAGTCTTTTGACCGAAAACAGCAACGGTAGACATCAGCATCATAAAAACTAATAGAATTTTCTTCATAATTACAGATTAAATCGCTAAAATGTTAGTAAAGAAAACGAGTAAATTGTTACAAATTTTTTTATTTAGATCATAAAAATTCAAAACCTTTTATGAATATCCGTAATTTATCATAATTTTTGTATATTTGTAGTAATCAAACAATTAGATATGAATTTATTCAGTTTTTCAGCACATTTCGGGACAGAAGATGATTGTATAAATCATTTTAAATCTGAGAGAGATAAAATAGGACTCACGTGCAAATGTGGAAGCACAGAACATTTTTGGATAAAGAGCAGATTAAGTTATGAATGCAAAAAATGCAGAAGTCGAACTTCTTTGAAAAGCGGAACCATCATGGAAAATTCGAATTTATCTTTTCTAATTTGGTACAAAACCATGTTTTTGATGAGTGTTACCAAGAAAGGATTTTCAGCCAAAGAAATCCAAAAACAATTGGGATTAAAGAGGTATGAACCAGTTTGGGCAATGGTTCATAAGATAAGAAAAGCCATGGGAAACCGAGATGCACAATACACTTTGGAAGGGATGATAGAATTTGACGAAGCCTATTTTACAGTAGAATCTAGCGAAATAGAGCAGAAAAAAGGAATTCGTGGAAAAGGTTCAGTTGGGAAACAAAATGTAGCGATGATAGCAGAATCAACACCGTTAGAAGATATTGATACTGGAAAAAAAGAAAAACATGTTCGCTTCTTTAAAGCGAAGGTTTTAGATGGACACAGTGGAGAAGAAATCAATGAAGCCATTAAAGAATCTATAGATAATCAGAGTATTGTTTTTACAGATAAAAGCACTTCTTATGTGGATATTTCAGATTTTGTAGAGCTTCATATTATGGAAAAAAGTTCAAAAGAAACTACCGAAGAAACTTTAAAATGGATTCATATTGCCATTAGCAACGCCAAAAGAAATTTGTTGGGCAATTACCACAAAATAAAAAGAAAGTATCTTCAACTCTATCTCAACGAATTCATCTACAAGCTAAATCGAAGAT is from Epilithonimonas vandammei and encodes:
- a CDS encoding TonB-dependent receptor; this encodes MKKILLVFMMLMSTVAVFGQKTISGIINDGDGKPLASASVTIEEPGKNAILAYGISNSKGEYKVTFNSSESNLDLKIKAFNQRPVTQSIKNEDQKINFSMDSQATEIQEVRLKTKLITKKGDTISYDLKSFENKNDRTLADVLKKIPGIEVNKDGTVLYQGEAINKFYVNGKDLMEGGYGTVNNSLPKDAVSKVEVLENHQPVSILRDKVPSEQAALNIKLKKSVTMTGRGEIGAGFSPLLWNVKLTPMFFGQKNQWVINYKANNNGESVENEGNLLAFGSRWEGRRTQTSQKSWTNIETAGVPDVPEKRYLLNNVHFFSANLLTNPFKNKEWELKANANYTNNAIERESYNSTVFSDGTSIVRNYFNNLYSNKAKGELIFTKNAKKGFFKNTTTWTGMWNDNNADIFNSRSNIFAAENLNAPTFNFTNSLSSILPWKDKLFNVMSYVSIQNDRQTLFSTPGIYSPVQNSSIYNSLEQYLSVKSINTTHSASVGFSYRKWTFTPEAGINVNFNSMKSYLSGMKGNQSTLFDLSYQNNLEWNEVQPYTQVGLNYKSQNLNLNITLPVNFYATDYNDNLRGTGKTISKTRFEPNLFASYDFASFFKLWAFGSINNNFGNFGDVYEGNILTNPAFVQLKNSPIPANTSRNASTRLEYRNPLNNLFFNVSYRIGNNTSNLVTNRIIDQQTGNTSIIVEENDNTSKSNSQRAEIGKYFPKFKTNLSVNFTNSNSTNYSKVNSVFFTTKNESQAIGLKFNNTYFSWLSVDYNLSMNWRKSTDTFSNSTNKNGGWNHNLATYIYPSDNHTFGFIWDDITTNLENESYRNSFFDLSYQYTWVKRKIDFEFKWLNIGNKKIYETVLVDSQNNSITRNTFKIRPSQFMFTVKFNFK
- a CDS encoding IS1595 family transposase gives rise to the protein MNLFSFSAHFGTEDDCINHFKSERDKIGLTCKCGSTEHFWIKSRLSYECKKCRSRTSLKSGTIMENSNLSFLIWYKTMFLMSVTKKGFSAKEIQKQLGLKRYEPVWAMVHKIRKAMGNRDAQYTLEGMIEFDEAYFTVESSEIEQKKGIRGKGSVGKQNVAMIAESTPLEDIDTGKKEKHVRFFKAKVLDGHSGEEINEAIKESIDNQSIVFTDKSTSYVDISDFVELHIMEKSSKETTEETLKWIHIAISNAKRNLLGNYHKIKRKYLQLYLNEFIYKLNRRYFGDRLFERLIIANITGL